Proteins encoded within one genomic window of Phototrophicus methaneseepsis:
- a CDS encoding ABC transporter ATP-binding protein — translation MISRRKKFLSYYKPYIGWVAADMVCALIVSAVTLALPLCARYITKNILEENAPDALTQIFAVGVLMIALVLVHTLCNMFVDYQGHRTGALMESDMREELFEHYEKLSFRFYDEQKTGHLMTRLTNDIFWLSELYHHGPEDLTIAALNFLGTFIILLNINVGLSVITFLFLPLMAIYAFYFNKRMNLALRRTKDRIGDINAQVEDTLAGIRVVKSFANEDIERSKFTIENDRFVASRSEGYKSEAYFSGGMIAFTQLITVVVVVFGGVSIVNGSLDLADLVTYVLYVGILVEPVLRLVNFSRLYQEGITGFSRFMDMLEIAPDIEDAPNAIDLHHVRGDIAFHRVSFKYKEDYHDVLRDISLDIKAGEYIALVGSSGVGKSTLCSLIPRFYDVNKGQILVDGYDIRDVSQQSLRQQIGMVHQDVYLFAGSVAENIRYGKPDACDEEIVEAAKKANAHDFIVALPDGYNTDIGQRGVKLSGGQKQRLSIARVFLKNPPILIFDEATSALDNESEKAVQASLEALSEHRTTLVIAHRLSTVRNAQRIVVLTDNGIDEEGTHDELIIRGGTYANLYNVQLRI, via the coding sequence TTGATTTCACGTCGTAAGAAATTTCTGTCATACTACAAACCCTACATTGGTTGGGTTGCCGCAGATATGGTCTGCGCCCTCATCGTTTCAGCTGTGACGCTTGCCTTACCCCTCTGTGCCAGATACATCACAAAAAATATCTTAGAAGAAAATGCCCCGGATGCACTCACGCAGATTTTTGCTGTAGGGGTACTTATGATCGCACTGGTCCTTGTGCATACGCTCTGCAATATGTTCGTGGATTATCAGGGACACCGTACAGGTGCGCTGATGGAGAGCGATATGCGCGAAGAACTGTTTGAGCATTACGAAAAACTGTCCTTCCGCTTTTATGATGAGCAGAAGACGGGCCATCTCATGACCCGCCTGACGAACGATATTTTCTGGCTTTCTGAGCTGTATCATCATGGGCCGGAAGACCTCACCATTGCGGCGTTGAATTTCCTCGGTACGTTCATTATTTTGCTCAATATCAACGTGGGCCTATCGGTCATCACATTTCTCTTTTTGCCGCTGATGGCGATCTATGCATTTTATTTCAATAAACGTATGAACCTCGCCCTGCGCCGGACAAAGGACCGTATCGGCGACATTAACGCCCAGGTGGAAGATACGCTGGCAGGCATCCGGGTCGTCAAGTCCTTCGCCAATGAAGATATTGAGCGTTCCAAATTCACAATTGAGAATGATCGCTTCGTTGCCAGCCGCAGCGAGGGCTATAAAAGTGAAGCCTATTTTTCCGGCGGGATGATTGCCTTCACCCAATTAATTACTGTCGTGGTGGTTGTCTTTGGGGGCGTTAGCATCGTTAATGGCTCGCTCGATCTGGCGGATTTAGTCACCTATGTCCTGTACGTTGGCATTTTAGTGGAGCCTGTGCTGCGGCTTGTGAACTTTTCCCGGTTGTATCAGGAGGGCATTACCGGTTTTAGCCGTTTCATGGATATGTTGGAGATTGCGCCAGATATTGAAGATGCGCCGAATGCTATAGACCTGCATCACGTCCGGGGTGATATTGCTTTCCATCGTGTGAGTTTTAAATACAAGGAAGATTATCACGATGTCCTGAGAGACATCTCGCTTGATATTAAAGCCGGGGAGTATATTGCTCTGGTGGGGTCTTCTGGCGTGGGTAAGTCGACATTGTGTTCGCTGATCCCACGCTTTTATGACGTGAATAAAGGCCAGATCCTGGTTGATGGTTATGATATACGCGATGTGAGCCAGCAGTCGCTCCGGCAGCAGATCGGCATGGTGCATCAGGATGTTTATCTATTCGCTGGCAGCGTAGCCGAGAATATCCGCTATGGTAAGCCGGATGCTTGTGATGAAGAAATCGTTGAAGCGGCCAAAAAGGCCAATGCCCACGATTTTATTGTCGCGCTGCCAGATGGCTACAATACAGATATTGGTCAGCGTGGGGTAAAGCTCTCCGGCGGGCAAAAACAGCGCCTCAGCATTGCACGCGTCTTCTTGAAGAACCCGCCCATCCTCATCTTTGATGAAGCGACGAGTGCGCTGGATAACGAAAGCGAGAAAGCCGTCCAGGCCTCTTTGGAGGCGCTTAGCGAACATCGTACCACGCTGGTGATCGCTCATCGTTTATCGACTGTGCGCAATGCGCAACGCATCGTCGTCCTGACGGATAATGGCATTGATGAAGAGGGGACGCACGACGAACTCATCATCCGGGGCGGGACTTACGCGAATTTATACAACGTGCAGTTGCGAATCTAA
- a CDS encoding shikimate dehydrogenase translates to MTQNATSEATFAFIIHPIQIKKDVSRKFPILGRILPEPVINYASRFFPPLYISEITGIQSQDTGQTIRGWFLSVPYTPPTMMALPVETVYNKIVATGRKAEALGARTLGLGAYNSVVGDAGVTIAQRLDIPVTTGDSYTVSIAIDALAEAAQHMNIDMAQATVAVVGATGAIGKACAQLLARCAGQLLVVGRREDATEQVRELCEGHKAHVTASTDIHSIYAADMVLTVTSAVNAVIEPQHLKPGAVVLDVARPRDVSRLVAQQRDDVLVIEGGMVEVPGEQADFHFNFGFPPKKAFACMAETMALAMEGIYEDYTVGRDLEIWRIEQISEIATRHGFRLSGLRSFEHAVTPETISAVRERAFENRKVWKPAFS, encoded by the coding sequence TTGACGCAGAACGCGACCTCAGAAGCGACGTTTGCTTTCATCATTCATCCCATACAGATCAAAAAAGACGTTTCACGGAAGTTCCCGATATTGGGCCGTATTCTGCCAGAACCCGTGATTAATTATGCGTCGCGCTTTTTCCCGCCGTTGTACATCAGCGAAATTACAGGGATTCAATCCCAGGATACAGGCCAGACCATACGTGGCTGGTTTTTATCCGTGCCTTATACGCCCCCAACAATGATGGCTCTGCCCGTAGAGACGGTCTATAACAAAATCGTCGCCACGGGGCGCAAAGCTGAGGCGCTTGGCGCGCGTACATTGGGCCTGGGAGCTTATAACTCTGTGGTTGGTGATGCAGGTGTGACCATTGCGCAGCGGTTGGATATCCCTGTGACGACAGGGGATAGCTATACCGTGTCAATTGCAATCGACGCATTGGCAGAGGCTGCTCAACATATGAATATCGATATGGCCCAGGCGACGGTTGCCGTCGTCGGTGCGACTGGTGCAATCGGCAAAGCCTGTGCTCAGTTGTTGGCGCGGTGTGCGGGGCAGTTGCTGGTTGTTGGTCGCCGGGAGGATGCGACAGAGCAGGTACGGGAACTGTGCGAGGGGCATAAGGCCCATGTCACAGCCTCAACAGATATTCATAGCATCTATGCCGCTGATATGGTGCTGACGGTGACGAGTGCTGTCAACGCTGTGATTGAGCCTCAACACCTGAAGCCGGGCGCTGTTGTGCTGGATGTGGCGCGCCCAAGGGATGTCTCTCGCCTGGTGGCGCAGCAGCGCGATGATGTGCTTGTCATTGAGGGGGGCATGGTGGAAGTCCCGGGTGAGCAGGCGGATTTTCATTTTAATTTTGGCTTCCCGCCGAAGAAAGCCTTCGCCTGCATGGCAGAGACGATGGCACTGGCAATGGAAGGCATCTACGAAGATTACACCGTTGGACGCGATCTTGAAATCTGGCGCATAGAGCAGATCAGCGAGATTGCAACCCGGCATGGGTTCCGCCTGAGCGGCTTGCGCAGCTTTGAACATGCCGTGACGCCTGAGACGATTAGTGCTGTGCGCGAACGGGCATTTGAGAATCGCAAAGTCTGGAAGCCTGCTTTTTCTTAA
- a CDS encoding DapH/DapD/GlmU-related protein, with protein MYRYFIEDKNHVPPFNEPASLLTIGTRPLKLHQEELVAAIFGHNIELGGVLEDINQLRMVQGESVVYRDNLWFDREFFEYFIKLARASGRACQAAFPADDKAYRTYVVPLAQDITRSVTANGQPVYLLQLWYFPHGYTDDIMPIVIPSDAHEIGFYSVPDFMTMEQGDLTHFAPMRSVMSIESWVHVYFASIIFSNFARAGRLDRKIESSVFTSLRLLWRAILEQKQILHASGAIEIGKNCAIDPSAIITGPAKIGDNVSIGAGCVIDNCTIGDNVTIDAGCVMFQSTVANNCFLPFRSALYLTSLMENVIVAQNTCLQMCAIGRNSFIGAGSTFTDFNLIAQKPIRAADRDGHLQEVGQIVLGAGVGHNCRIGSGMVVFPGRMIESDVVLLASSQRRVIEYNLTFEESDHHLVRGGQVHKRFYPRQGERAERLEEDVW; from the coding sequence ATGTATCGTTATTTTATTGAAGATAAAAACCACGTCCCGCCATTTAATGAGCCAGCAAGCTTGCTGACCATTGGCACACGACCGCTGAAGCTGCATCAGGAAGAACTGGTCGCGGCTATTTTTGGTCACAACATTGAGTTGGGCGGTGTGCTAGAAGACATCAATCAACTGCGGATGGTCCAGGGGGAATCAGTGGTGTACCGCGATAACCTCTGGTTTGATCGTGAATTCTTCGAATATTTTATTAAGCTCGCGCGTGCCAGTGGGCGAGCTTGCCAGGCTGCTTTCCCTGCGGATGATAAAGCCTATAGAACGTATGTGGTGCCTTTGGCGCAGGATATCACACGCAGCGTAACGGCAAACGGCCAGCCCGTTTATCTGCTGCAATTGTGGTATTTCCCACATGGCTATACAGATGACATTATGCCAATTGTCATTCCTAGCGATGCGCATGAAATCGGCTTTTACAGCGTGCCGGATTTCATGACGATGGAGCAAGGCGACCTGACGCACTTCGCCCCCATGCGCTCCGTGATGTCAATCGAGAGTTGGGTGCATGTTTATTTTGCAAGCATCATCTTCAGCAATTTTGCGCGCGCTGGGCGCCTGGACCGTAAGATAGAAAGCAGCGTTTTTACAAGTCTGCGGCTGTTATGGCGTGCAATCCTGGAGCAAAAGCAGATTTTACATGCATCTGGTGCTATAGAGATCGGCAAAAATTGCGCCATTGATCCATCAGCCATCATTACCGGCCCTGCGAAGATCGGTGATAATGTGTCTATTGGCGCGGGTTGTGTGATTGATAACTGCACCATTGGCGATAACGTTACCATTGATGCAGGGTGCGTCATGTTCCAGAGCACCGTTGCCAATAACTGCTTCTTACCATTTCGCTCCGCGCTATACCTCACTTCGCTGATGGAGAACGTCATCGTCGCCCAGAATACCTGTTTGCAGATGTGTGCCATCGGGCGCAACAGCTTCATTGGTGCGGGCAGTACCTTCACGGATTTCAACCTGATCGCCCAAAAGCCGATCCGCGCTGCTGATCGAGATGGACATTTGCAGGAAGTCGGCCAGATTGTGCTGGGTGCGGGTGTCGGCCATAATTGCCGCATCGGGTCCGGCATGGTGGTCTTCCCGGGGCGCATGATTGAATCCGATGTGGTTCTTCTGGCATCCAGCCAGCGCCGTGTGATTGAATATAACCTTACGTTTGAAGAGAGCGACCATCATCTTGTACGCGGCGGGCAGGTGCATAAACGCTTTTATCCACGCCAGGGCGAACGTGCAGAACGCCTCGAAGAAGATGTCTGGTAG
- a CDS encoding alpha/beta fold hydrolase, producing the protein MPTLVTERGIVHYEVYGRGRPVILLHGWLGSWELWRETIELMGKDFRTYAIDFFGFGDSVEHTGDFTFGNYVELVNQFMDRLGIVKAPLVGHSMGGTVSLGMAARHPEKVVKVAVIGSPIEGKSLNPLLKLVGYKGIAQLAYKTPFVLDSTIFLLTRFGRAGAPVYEMVRQDASKVSVNAFFQSIGTLRDTDLTNEIADLSLPIMGFYGKHDVIVSPKQGKVLVKHAPTAQEAWFLHSGHFIMKDEPERFHSTLTDFLKNGTSSNPTQNIQAAERPATVPTS; encoded by the coding sequence TTGCCAACCCTCGTAACTGAACGTGGCATTGTTCATTATGAAGTCTATGGGCGTGGCCGCCCGGTGATTTTGTTGCATGGCTGGTTGGGCTCGTGGGAATTATGGCGCGAGACCATCGAGTTAATGGGTAAAGACTTCAGGACATATGCCATTGATTTCTTCGGCTTTGGCGATTCTGTCGAGCATACGGGTGATTTCACATTTGGTAACTATGTTGAGCTTGTCAACCAGTTTATGGATAGGCTTGGCATTGTGAAGGCACCCCTGGTAGGGCATAGTATGGGCGGGACGGTCTCGCTCGGTATGGCCGCTCGTCATCCTGAAAAAGTCGTCAAAGTGGCCGTGATCGGCTCCCCAATCGAAGGCAAATCTCTGAACCCGCTGCTGAAATTGGTTGGCTATAAGGGTATTGCCCAATTGGCTTATAAGACGCCCTTTGTGCTGGATTCAACGATTTTCCTGCTGACGCGCTTTGGTCGTGCGGGGGCCCCTGTTTATGAGATGGTGCGGCAAGATGCGTCTAAAGTCTCTGTGAATGCTTTCTTCCAGAGCATTGGCACACTGCGCGATACAGACCTTACCAATGAAATTGCGGATTTATCGCTGCCGATTATGGGCTTTTATGGCAAGCATGATGTCATCGTCAGCCCCAAGCAGGGTAAAGTGCTTGTCAAACACGCGCCCACAGCCCAGGAAGCCTGGTTCCTACATTCTGGGCACTTCATCATGAAGGATGAGCCGGAACGGTTCCACAGCACGCTTACGGATTTCCTCAAAAATGGAACCTCGTCGAACCCGACCCAGAACATTCAAGCCGCTGAACGTCCGGCGACAGTCCCCACCTCCTGA
- a CDS encoding GTP-binding protein, whose translation MQTVKMVVTGPFSSGKTEFIRSISEIEVVSTDREIRKESAERAEKDQTTVAMDFGRITVDEDLVLYLFGTPGQRRFDFMWEILAEGMLGFIVMVDSSKPETFREAKSILETFRAYAPTPYVVAANKQDHPDAWAPDDLRIALRIEPEVKLLPCVAKEKDSVRNVLLELLYTILEEMES comes from the coding sequence ATGCAAACAGTCAAGATGGTCGTCACGGGGCCGTTTAGCTCCGGTAAGACAGAATTTATTCGCTCCATCAGTGAAATCGAGGTCGTCTCTACTGACCGTGAGATTCGCAAAGAATCAGCGGAGCGCGCGGAAAAAGACCAGACGACAGTCGCAATGGACTTCGGGCGTATCACGGTCGATGAAGACCTCGTGCTCTACCTGTTCGGTACGCCTGGGCAGCGCCGTTTCGATTTCATGTGGGAAATCCTGGCGGAAGGGATGCTTGGCTTCATCGTGATGGTAGACAGCTCCAAGCCAGAAACATTCCGCGAGGCCAAGAGCATCCTCGAGACGTTCCGCGCCTATGCTCCGACACCCTATGTTGTCGCTGCCAATAAGCAAGATCACCCGGATGCCTGGGCACCTGATGATCTGCGCATTGCTCTGCGTATTGAGCCGGAAGTGAAGCTGCTGCCATGCGTTGCCAAGGAAAAAGACAGCGTGCGTAATGTGCTGTTGGAGCTCCTCTATACCATTCTGGAAGAAATGGAAAGTTAG